One Micromonospora sp. FIMYZ51 genomic window carries:
- a CDS encoding endonuclease/exonuclease/phosphatase family protein translates to MLRVMTWNIRTGGRDTGGPDRRDRIAGVIAEQRPDVLALQELRDLDVPAFADRVGMRAYLARSWFGQPVAVLVRPPWRVRTAAPVRRPLHHAAQRVVVQTGAGALTILSTHLDPYSGTRRLVEAGWLAAALRPARDGLALLAGDLNTLDPYAEHAERIARLPAAYRRRHLRRDGRTVETRAVARLLGTGLVDLGATAGPTVPTRHGGTEFSDMRLDYLLATPRLATHHLQTQVLRTPETDHASDHYPLHTTLSLPAPPG, encoded by the coding sequence ATGCTGCGGGTGATGACCTGGAACATCCGCACCGGCGGCCGGGACACCGGCGGCCCGGACCGCCGCGACCGCATCGCCGGGGTGATCGCCGAACAACGGCCGGACGTGCTGGCGCTACAGGAGCTGCGGGACCTTGACGTGCCGGCCTTCGCCGACCGGGTGGGCATGCGGGCGTACCTGGCCCGATCCTGGTTCGGGCAGCCGGTGGCGGTGCTGGTCCGCCCGCCGTGGCGGGTGCGCACCGCCGCGCCGGTGCGCCGACCGTTGCACCACGCCGCCCAGCGGGTCGTGGTGCAGACCGGCGCCGGGGCGCTGACCATTCTCAGCACCCACCTTGACCCGTACTCGGGCACCCGCCGGCTGGTCGAGGCCGGCTGGCTGGCCGCCGCGCTGCGCCCGGCCCGCGACGGCCTGGCGCTGCTCGCCGGCGACCTGAACACCCTCGATCCGTACGCCGAGCACGCCGAGCGGATCGCCCGGCTGCCCGCCGCGTACCGCCGTCGACACCTGCGCCGGGACGGTCGGACGGTGGAGACCCGGGCGGTCGCCCGGCTGCTCGGCACCGGCCTGGTCGACCTCGGCGCGACCGCCGGTCCCACCGTGCCCACCCGGCACGGCGGCACGGAGTTCTCCGACATGCGCCTGGACTACCTACTGGCCACCCCCAGGCTGGCCACCCACCACCTCCAGACCCAGGTGCTCCGTACCCCCGAAACGGACCACGCCTCCGACCACTACCCCCTCCACACCACCCTCTCGCTCCCCGCTCCGCCGGGCTGA
- a CDS encoding alpha/beta hydrolase gives MTCHPHHARSCGLPDPLRRIDKPSAAAPSGAQSADRGPATTPGGTLAAARPGLAPTAARPSGALAAARPGRALLRLALAAPRDAAGLTSEWRTIDGLRTHVRRSVERGQPTTPVLLVHGLAVSHRYLTPLAVTLAETHPVYAPDLPGFGLSDRPRAAYDPRQHAEHLAALLAAYRLPPVCVLGHSFGAEVAAALAAHHPEAVRAVVLAGPTSDPRARSRQAQIRRFLVDATREARWQAPILLRDVVDARPWRVWATLSHSIGNRIENDLSRITAPTLVLTGSRDPIVPTPWRSRVAELVPGGRTVAVPGAAHNVATTAPWQVADAVRTLLDPSHPDKPTNR, from the coding sequence GTGACCTGCCACCCGCACCACGCCCGCAGCTGCGGCCTTCCGGATCCGCTGCGGCGGATCGACAAACCATCCGCCGCAGCCCCGTCCGGCGCGCAGTCCGCCGATCGCGGACCCGCCACCACTCCCGGCGGGACACTCGCCGCCGCGCGGCCCGGCCTGGCGCCCACCGCCGCCCGGCCCAGCGGGGCACTCGCTGCCGCGCGGCCCGGCCGGGCGCTGCTGCGGCTGGCGCTCGCCGCGCCCCGGGACGCGGCCGGCCTGACCAGCGAGTGGCGCACCATCGACGGTCTGCGCACCCACGTACGCCGCAGCGTCGAGCGCGGCCAGCCGACCACGCCGGTGCTGCTGGTGCACGGGCTGGCCGTGTCACACCGCTATCTGACGCCGCTGGCCGTCACGCTTGCCGAAACCCATCCGGTGTACGCGCCGGACCTGCCCGGCTTCGGTCTCAGTGACCGCCCCCGGGCCGCGTACGACCCACGGCAGCACGCCGAGCATCTGGCCGCGCTGCTGGCCGCGTACCGGCTGCCGCCGGTCTGCGTGCTGGGGCACTCGTTCGGCGCGGAGGTCGCCGCCGCGCTCGCCGCCCACCACCCGGAGGCGGTACGCGCGGTGGTGCTCGCCGGGCCGACAAGCGATCCGCGCGCCCGGTCCCGGCAGGCCCAGATCCGTCGGTTCCTGGTCGACGCCACCCGGGAAGCCCGCTGGCAGGCGCCGATCCTGCTGCGCGACGTGGTCGACGCCCGACCGTGGCGGGTCTGGGCCACCCTGTCGCACTCGATCGGCAACCGGATCGAGAACGACCTGTCCCGGATCACCGCTCCCACGCTTGTGCTCACCGGCAGCCGCGACCCGATCGTGCCGACGCCCTGGCGGTCGCGGGTCGCCGAATTGGTGCCCGGCGGCCGTACGGTCGCGGTGCCCGGTGCGGCGCACAACGTCGCCACCACCGCACCGTGGCAGGTCGCCGACGCCGTACGCACCCTGCTCGACCCGAGCCACCCCGACAAACCGACGAACAGGTGA